The following are from one region of the Osmerus mordax isolate fOsmMor3 chromosome 1, fOsmMor3.pri, whole genome shotgun sequence genome:
- the arhgap9 gene encoding LOW QUALITY PROTEIN: rho GTPase-activating protein 15 (The sequence of the model RefSeq protein was modified relative to this genomic sequence to represent the inferred CDS: deleted 5 bases in 5 codons): protein MLSSSWRRPLTSSSPSSSSSAVMPALASRGSSVCGVPRGTVVLEAQYDYQYRGGDGRQVCIREGERFVLLRKTNGDWWQVKRIGAASKTKPLYVPATYVVEVPIAPLRPPQHRAGTPTPVPEGASRASLAPQDQHTATRTFCRSMENLNSHNAWRGAEPGSSDGQGSHFPSLPLSGSPCPASSFSSHLLVPGGGPGWGASIPRSRSSTSLPQNPYEEQEGGQGGMTISRAPHLRAPQKYYSQWDTADLPRRHSYLQVPGQDYITQKSLVECGLSSELERRQGSQPPGPQPPSPPPGQPPLQTLGLWEQYSDSASGRCFYINSITQERSWKPPRRARQHPPARAGPFQNQNQTLPRPSHHLSLPLPSPGHGTLLRLSPDFLHPGQRNPETGWQSRQSMQRAVSSDTLNTVVHGNTVAHDNGDVQRRHSALLHGENTLSHSLSMILPESQSQGREFSYNGTNIIVEPPSPVSSPDSPDETTPELEKAGLLNKTKIAEGGRKLRKNWSQAWVVLVGNSLVFFKDPKAQTPSSWRPGNSRPESSVDLRGAQLHWANDLSSKKGVFRLRTVTGNEFLLQSDTLSLISEWYTTIQGVLQRLERENPLDNVLLYSLRRAGSVEMLDHSGDEDDSKGVKSPLPRSISSLENTEKKRVKSRLKKLILKRPPLQALQEKGLIKDQVFGCSLEILCEREKSSVPRFVRLCTQAVERRGLETDGIYRVSGNLAVIQKLRFLVNHEEKLNLEDSRWEDIHVVTGALKLFFRELPEPLVPYGFFTDIIETVKMSDYVDKLDRMKCLVLSMPPPTNDTMCFMIRHLQRVMEHSEDNRMTTQNLGIVFGPTLMRPERDSANMAVNMVYQNQAVELILSEANHIFGHSSTL from the exons ATGCTGTCCAGCAGCTGGCGccgc cccctcacctcctcctccccctcctcctcctcctcagccgtCATGCCGGCGctggccagcagggggagcagtgtgtgtggggtgccgCGGGGAACCGTGGTGCTGGAGGCCCAGTACGACTACCAGTACCGTGGGGGCGACGGTCGGCAGGTGTGCATCCGGGAGGGGGAACGCTTCGTCCTGCTCCGGAAGACCAACGGGGACTGGTGGCAGGTGAAGAGGATCGGGGCGGCCAGCAAGACCAAGCCGCTGTACGTGCCAGCCACGTACGTGGTGGAGGTGCCCATTGCCCCCCTGAGGCCCCCGCAGCACCGCGCCGGTACC CCCACCCCTGTTCCTGAGGGGGCCTCGCGGGCCTCACTCGCTCCTCAGGACCAACACACAG CAACCAGAACCTTCTGCCGCTCCATGGAGAACCTCAACTCCCACAATGCCTGGCGGGGGGCGGAGCCAGGTAGCAGCGACGGCCAGGGGAGCCacttcccctccctgcccctctcaggatccccctgccctgcctcctccttctcctctcacctACTGGTGCCCGGAGGGGGCCCTGGGTGGGGGGCCTCCATACCCCGTAGCAGGAGCTCCACCAGCCTGCCCCAGAACCCCTACGAGGAGCAGgaagggggccaggggggcatgACCATCAGCAGAGCCCCCCATCTCAGGGCCCCCCAGAAGTACTACAGCCAGTGGGATACGGCAGATCTGCCTCGCAGGCACAGCtatctgcag GTACCAGGCCAGGACTACATTACCCAGAAGTCCTTGGTGGAGTGTGGTCTGTCCAGCGagctggagaggaggcagggctcccagcccccaggcccccagccccccagccctcctcctggccagcctcccctccAAACTCTGGGCCTGTGGGAGCAGTACTCAGACTCTGCATCCGGGCGCTGCTTCTACATCAACAGCATCACCCAGGAGAGGTCCTGGAAACCCCCCCGCAGGGCTCGCCAGCACCCCCCTGCCCGG GCCGGCCCcttccagaaccagaaccagaccctccccagaccctcccaccacctgtctctacccctccccagcccagggCACGGCACCCTGCTCCGG CTGTCTCCAGACTTCCTCCACCCAGGTCAGAGGAACCCAGAGACTGGTTGGCAGTCCAGACAG aGCATGCAGCGTGCAGTTTCTTCCGACACTCTTAACACTGTCGTCCACGGCAACACTGTCGCCCATGACAATGGTGATGTCCAGCGACGTCACTCCGCCCTCCTGCATGGAGAAAATACACTCAGCCACTCCCTGTCCATGATCCTGCCTGAGTCCCAGagccag GGCAGGGAGTTCTCCTACAACGGGACCAACATCATAGTGGAG CCCCCGTCTCCAGTCAGCTCCCCCGACAGCCCTGACGAAACCACGCCG gagctggagaaggcggGGCTTCTGAACAAGACCAAGAtcgcagagggaggcaggaaacTCAG GAAGAACTGGAGCCAGGCCTGGGTGGTTCTGGTGGGGAACAGCCTGGTGTTCTTCAAGGATCCCAAAGCTCAGACCCCCTCCAGCTgg aGACCAGGAAACAGCCGTCCAGAGAGCAGCGTGGACCTGCGAGGAGCTCAGTTGCACTGGGCCAACGACCTGTCCAGCAAGAAAGGAGTCttcagg CTGAGGACGGTGACGGGTAACGAGTTCCTGCTCCAGTCAGACACTCTGTCTCTGATCAGCGAGTGGTACACAACCATCCAGGGTGTCCTCCAACGACTG gagcgtGAGAACCCTCTGGACAACGTGCTGCTGTACTCCCTGAGGAGGGCCGGCAGCGTGGAGATGCTGGACCACAGTGGAGATGAGGACGACAGCAAGGGGGTCAAGTCTCCAc tccctcgctccatctccagcctggagaacacagagaagaagagggtgaAGAGCAGGCTGAAGAAGCTCATCTTAAAGAGGCCTCCTCTCCAGGCCCTGCAGGAGAAGGGCCTCATCAAGG ACCAGGTGTTTGGCTGTAGTCTGGAGatcctgtgtgagagagagaagagctcaGTGCCTCGCTTCGTCCGGCTCTGCACACaggctgtggagaggagag gtctGGAGACAGATGGGATCTACAGAGTGAGCGGCAACCTGGCGGTGATCCAGAAACTACGTTTCCTGGTGAACcatg aggaGAAGCTGAACCTGGAGGATAGCCGGTGGGAGGATATCCACGTGGTGACGGGGGCCCTGAAGCTG TTCTTCAGAGAGCTGCCTGAGCCTCTGGTACCTTACGGCTTCTTCACCGATATCATAGAGACCGTca agatgTCTGACTACGTGGACAAGCTGGACAGGATGAAGTGTCTGGTCCTTAGCATGCCCCCTCCAACCAATGACACCATGTGCTTCATGATCCGCCACCTCcaacg ggtgaTGGAGCACTCGGAGGACAACCGCATGACCACCCAGAACCTGGGCATCGTGTTC GGGCCCACGCTCATGAGGCCAGAGAGGGACAGTGCCAACATGGCCGTCAACATGGTGTACCAGAACCAGGCCGTGGAGCTCATCCTCAGTGAGGCCAACCACATCTTCGGACACAGTTCCACCCTCTGA
- the mars1 gene encoding LOW QUALITY PROTEIN: methionine--tRNA ligase, cytoplasmic (The sequence of the model RefSeq protein was modified relative to this genomic sequence to represent the inferred CDS: inserted 1 base in 1 codon; deleted 2 bases in 2 codons; substituted 1 base at 1 genomic stop codon) codes for MNLFVSDGNPHCVKVLAVLELTGVQCNVQHVSHEERVVPFLSRPTLPALALPSGTLLFSPNTICQYLFELRGQEASGLSNQWLEWEATELQPALQLALHQVVLQGKAAEASSVLQAPLHFLNQSLSKRTAPFLTSEAVSVADIVLWAALYPVQSEPSLAQALQGQKSVQGWFERVGALQACKAAARKVLQGRGLEALKGYLQRQPTPNSQHRDMQPCNSPPEEEECQRVISEEELQTAAQTWSRGLEGSPAPSPRQHPILPQEGKRNVLLTSALPYVNNVPHLGNIIGCVLSADVFARYGRLRGWNVLYVCGTDEYGTATENKAREEGLTPQQICDKYHAVHASIYSWFQIDFDYFGRTTTEKQTEVAQNIFWRLHERGFLLEDTVEQLRCQSCQRFLADRFVEGACPHCSYPEARGDQCDKCGRLINAVELRDPQCKVCKETPVIQSSKHLFLDLPKLESELEAWLXGSTAAGDWTANAKQITRSWLRDGLKPRCITRDLRWGTPVPHPDFSDKVFYVWFDAPIGYLSITANYTDQWEMWWKNPKQVELYNFMAKDNVPFHSVVFPCSLLGAQDNYTLVNNLIATEYLNYEDTKFSKSRGVGVFGDMAQDTGIPSDVWRFYLLYLRPEGQDSAFSWADMALKNNSELLNNLGNFINRAGMFVCKFFEGRVPVMQLQQQDLSLLAQVGWELRQYIQLLDKVRIRDALKCILNISRHGNQYIQVNEPWKKIKGGDADKXVSLSLSPYLSLSLSLPPSLSPSLPPSLSPSLCLSLPLSHLPLSVSPLFQKLEADHIEGLKKKFGGQQPEEEDSKPQTKPGSAPTPSSAPGPGSAPGSAAIAVVNGADPELARQLTQAVAEQGDKVRALKTQKADKALVTAEVSRLLELKKQLAQAQGQSPGPTPPQKTRKK; via the exons ATGAACCTGTTCGTAAGCGACGGTAACCCTCATTGTGTCAAGGTGTTAGCAGTATTAGAACTTACTGGAGTACAATGTAACGTTCAGCATGTTAGCCACGAAG AGAGAGTGGTTCCCTTCCTGAGTCGTCCTACCCTGCCGGCCCTGGCACTGCCCAGCGGAACCCTCCTGTTCAGCCCAAACACCATCTGCCA GTACCTGTTTGAGCTGAGAGGTCAGGAGGCCAGTGGGCTCAGTAACCAGTGGCTGGAATGGGAGGCCACTGAGCTACAG cCTGCACTGCAGCTTGCCCTCCACCAGGTGGTGCTGCAGGGAAAGGCAGCAGAGGCCTCCAGCGtcctccaggctcctctccacttcctgaACCAGAGCCTGAGCAAGAGGACTGCCCCGTTCCTAACATCt gaggctgtttctGTAGCTGACATCGTCCTCTGGGCTGCACTCTACCCTGTCCAGTCTGAACCCAGCCTGGCGCAAG CGTTGCAGGGGCAGAAGAGCGTGCAGGGCTGGTTCGAGCGCGTGGGGGCGCTGCAGGCGTGCAAGGCTGCCGCACGCAAGGTCCTGCAGGGCCGGGGGCTGGAGGCCCTGAAGGGGTACCTGCAGAGACAGCCCACCCCAAACAGCCAGCACAGAGACATGCAGCCTTGCAACAGCCCGCCAGAG gaggaggagtgtcAGCGTGTGATCTCTGAGGAGGAGCTGCAAACAGCAGCCCAGACCTGGAGCAGAGGCCTGGAGGGCTCCCCTGCCCCATCACCCAGACAGCACCCCAT tctGCCTCAGGAAGGGAAGAGGAATGTCCTGCTGACTAGTGCCTTGCCGTACGTCAACAACGTTCCTCACCTGGGAAACATCATCGGCTGTGTCCTCAGTGCTGACGTGTTCGCCAG gTACGGTCGTCTGCGGGGCTGGAACGTGCTCTACGTGTGTGGGACTGACGAGTACGGCACGGCCACAGAGAACAAGGCCCGGGAGGAGGGCCTGACGCCGCAGCAGATCTGTGATAAGTACCACGCCGTCCACGCCAGCATCTACAGCTGGTTCCAGATCGACTTCGACTACTTCGGCCGCACCACTACAGAGAAGCAGACGGA ggTGGCCCAGAACATCTTCTGGCGCCTGCACGAGCGGGGCTTCCTCCTGGAGGACACGGTGGAGCAGCTCCGCTGCCAGAGCTGCCAGCGTTTCCTGGCTGACCGCTTCGTGGAGGGGGCGTGTCCTCACTGCAGCTACCCAGAGGCCCGCGGGGACCAGTGCGACAAGTGCGGACGACTCATCAACGCCGTGGAGCTCAGG gacCCCCAGTGTAAAGTCTGCAAAGAGACTCCTGTCATCCAATCCTCAAAACATCTGTTCCTAGACCTACCCAAG ttggaGAGTGAGCTGGAGGCGTGGC GAGGCTCGACGGCGGCGGGTGATTGGACAGCCAACGCCAAGCAGATCACACGGTCCTGGCTGAGGGACGGTCTGAAGCCACGCTGCATCACCAGAGACCTGCGCTGGGGCACGCCTGTACCCCACCCAGACTTCTCtgacaag GTGTTCTACGTGTGGTTCGACGCTCCCATTGGCTACCTGTCCATCACGGCCAACTACACCGACCAATGGGAGATGTGGTGGAAGAACCCCAAGCAG GTGGAGCTGTATAACTTCATGGCC AAGGACAACGTGCCTTTTCACAGTGTGGTGTtcccctgctctctgctgggcGCCCAGGACAACTACACACTGGTCAACAACCTCATCGCCACGG agtACCTGAACTACGAGGACACCAAGTTCTCCAAGAGTCGTGGCGTGGGCGTGTTTGGGGACATGGCGCAGGACACGGGCATCCCGTCGGACGTGTGGCGCTTCTACCTGCTCTACCTGCGTCCCGAGGGCCAGGACTCTGCCTTCTCCTGGGCCGACATGGCCCTGAAGAACAACTCTGAGCTGCTCAACAACCTGGGCAACTTCATCAACAG ggcagggatgtttgtgtgtaagttCTTCGAGGGCcgtgtgcctgtgatgcagctgcagcagcaggatCTGAGTCTCCTGGCGCAGGTGGGCTGGGAGCTACGACAGTACATCCAGCTGCTGGACAAAGTCAG GATCCGTGATGCCCTCAAGTGCATCCTCAACATCTCTCGCCACGGTAACCAGTACATCCAAGTCAAC GAGCCCTGGAAAAAGATCAAAGGAGGAGATGCTGACAAgtgagtctctctttctctgtctccctatctctctctctccctgtctctccctccctctctctctccgtctctccctccctctctctctccctctctctgtctctccctccccctctctcatctccctctctct gtcaGTCCCCTGTTCCAGAAGCTGGAGGCTGACCATATCGAAGGCCTGAAGAAGAAATTCGGAGGTCAGCAG CCAGAGGAGGAAGACTCTAAACCACAG ACCAAGCCTGGCTCCGCCCCCACTCCTAGCTCCGCCCCCGGCCCAGGCTCCGCCCCTGGCTCCGCCGCCATTGCCGTGGTGAACGGAGCAGACCCGGAGCTGGCCAGACAGCTGACCCAGGCTGTGGCAGAGCAG GGGGACAAGGTGCGAGCGCT